ATGTCACCGACGACGGCGTCGGCTTCGAGCTCGAGGGCGAGAACGGCGCCGCCCGCTCGCGGCTCGGGATCGCCGGGATGCGGGAGCGTGCCAGCATCGTCGGCGGCTCGCTTCGGGTGGCCAGCCGCCCCGGCGGGGGCACCCGGATCTCCGCCAGCATCCCGCTCGGCGAGGAGGCGCAGGTGAGCGCCCATGGCTGAGCGCATCCGGGTGCTCCTCGTCGACGACCACGCCATGTTCCGCGAGGGCGTGCGCTCGCTGCTCGAGGGCGAGCCCGACCTCGAGGTGGTCGGCGAGGTCGAGGACGGCCGCCAGGCGGTGCAGACCGCGCTGAGCCTGGCCCCCGACGTGGTGCTGATGGACATCACCATGCCTCAGCTCGACGGCATCGAGGCGACCCGGCAGATCCGCACCCAGAACGACGCCATCAAGGTGCTCATCCTCACCATGCACGACAACGAGGATGTGTTCTTCCGCTCGATCAGCGCCGGCGCCTCCGGCTACGTGCTCAAGCGCAGCGGCGGCCTCGAGCTGATGAGCGCGATCCGCTCCACCCACGAGGGCCACTCGTACCTGTCCCCGCTCCTCGCCAAGGCGCTGATGAGCGACTACCTGCAGCGCGGCGACCGCGGCCAGGACGGCACCACCCAGGGCCGCCGGCTCTCCGGGCGGGAGCAGGAGATCCTCAAGCTGATCGCCGAGGGCCACTCCAGCCGGGAGATCGCCGAGATGCTCGACCTCTCGGTGAAGACGGTGCACAACCACCGCACCCGGCTGATGACCAAGCTCGACATCCACCGCAACACCGACC
The window above is part of the Candidatus Dormiibacterota bacterium genome. Proteins encoded here:
- a CDS encoding response regulator transcription factor; protein product: MAERIRVLLVDDHAMFREGVRSLLEGEPDLEVVGEVEDGRQAVQTALSLAPDVVLMDITMPQLDGIEATRQIRTQNDAIKVLILTMHDNEDVFFRSISAGASGYVLKRSGGLELMSAIRSTHEGHSYLSPLLAKALMSDYLQRGDRGQDGTTQGRRLSGREQEILKLIAEGHSSREIAEMLDLSVKTVHNHRTRLMTKLDIHRNTDLVKYAIRLGMVQVD